One genomic window of Eleginops maclovinus isolate JMC-PN-2008 ecotype Puerto Natales chromosome 12, JC_Emac_rtc_rv5, whole genome shotgun sequence includes the following:
- the acacb gene encoding acetyl-CoA carboxylase 2 isoform X1, with the protein MLPFAVLGLVVWILLFLWRINIKTVAMPVKGEESPPGCGPLAAEEDKPAPQSPHSGEHALSTVPTAATQNGDSSPQADSSSGSSGLEVETVTAQQASSEDNSEKPSLRPNTRKPFKPKVPMVSSEPEVRERLKFILGASEDNSSDEEPIVSKPPSGAAQPQPPAPKPFPVVVSSAAPLPNSSGMKPSMSGLHLVKKGRNYRKMDLQRDFTVASPAEFVTRFGGNRVIEKVLIANNGIAAVKCMRSIRRWSYEMFRNERTIRFVVMVTPEDLKANAEYIKMADHYVPVPGGPNNNNYANVELIVDIAKRIPVQAVWAGWGHASENPKLPELLDKAGISFLGPSSKAMWALGDKVASSIVAQSAGIPTLPWSGSGLKVDWEEEDNFLGNVISVPPDIYSKGCVLDVDDGMKGAERIGYPIVIKASEGGGGKGIRKVENSEDFPSLFRQVQTEVPGSPIFVMQLAQHARHLEVQILADEYGNAISLFGRDCSIQRRHQKIIEEAPATIASHSTFEQMERYAVCLAKMVGYVSAGTVEYLFSEDGSFHFLELNPRLQVEHPCTEMIGDVNLPAAQLQIAMGIPIHRIKDIRLLYGESPWADTIINLENPECMPSPRGHVIAARITSENPDEGFKPSSGTVQELNFRSSKNVWGYFSVGATGGLHEFADSQFGHCFSWGENREEAISNMVVAMKELSIRGDFRTTVEYLIKLLETESFRNNDIDTGWLDHLIAEKVQAERPDTMLGIVCGGLHVADTSFRKSMSDYLHSLERGQVLPAASLLNSVNVDLIYEGVKFCLKVSRQSPTTYVIMMNCSNIEIDVHRLNDGGLLLCYDGSSHITYMKEEVDSYRITVGNKTCVFEKEKDPTVLRAPSAGKLLQYMVDDGGHVCAGQIYAEIEVMKMVMTLTVHQSGGVNFVKRPGAVLQQGCVVARLDLDDPSSIHRVELNTAILPPQQPLPIVGEKLHQVFHCVLENLIKVMDGYCLEEPFFSSKLKLWVASLMKTLRDPSLPLLELQEIMTSLASRIPASVEKDIRKVMAQYASNITSVLCQFPSQRIANILDSHAATLQRKADREVFFMNTQSIVQLVQRYRSGIRGYMKSVVLDLLKRYLQVEMQFQQAHYDKCVINLREQHKPDMSPVLEYIFSHAQVFKKNLLVTMLIDQLCGRDPMLADELMAILNELTQLSKMENSKVALRARQVLIASHLPSYELRHNQVESIFLSAIDMYGHQFCPENLKKLILSETSIFDVLPNFFYHSNQVVCMAALEVYVRRAYIAYELNSIQHHQLQDGTCAVDFQFMLPSSHPNRGSSPTLNRIPVPVSGSSIFKMRRQSSELFLEGALSPPCQRMGAMVAFQCFEEFKRNFDEVLSSFAEPISESAPFTESCSSLFEEMNSGNTRENPIHIINVSIKNADTEDDDALVTTFTAFAHSKRSVLFEYGIRRITFLIAQKREFPKFFTFRARDGFLEDRIYRNLEPALAFQLELNRMRNFYLKAVPCANHKMQLYLGAARVQEGAEVTDHRYFIRAIIRHSDLITKEASFEYLQNEGERLLLEAMDELEVAFSNTSIRTDCNHIFLNFVPTVIMDPSKIEESVRSMVMRYGSRLWKLRVLQAELKINIRLTTTGDAIPVRLFLTNESGYYLDISLYNEVTNPSSGQIMFQSYGDKQGPLHGMLINTPYVTKDLLQAKRFQAQTLGTTYVYDFPEMFRQALFKLWGPGGKCPKDVLMCTELVLDPQGQLGQMNRLPGDNDVGMVAFRMNMKTPEYPQGRVIIVICNDITHMIGSFGPQEDQLFLKASELARAEGIPRIYIAANSGARIGLADEIKHMFQVAWVDPSDPYKGFKYLYLTPQDYTRISSTNAVHCHHVEEGGESRYIITDVIGKDDGLGVENLRGSGTIAGESSQAYEEIITISMVTCRAIGIGAYLVRLGQRVIQVENSHIILTGASALNKVLGRDVYTSNNQLGGIQIMHNNGVTHNTVPDDFEGVFTILKWLSYMPKNKHSPVPVISTTDSVDREIEYTPTKAPYDPRCMLAGRPHPTVRGAWQSGFFDHGSFMEIMESWAQTVVVGRARLGGIHLVSSLLKLAPLSSPSQQIQPTWIQNLKFCSRPARCGFQIQLLKRLKLFVTSTVRVCLSWCSPTGGASLVE; encoded by the exons ATGCTGCCGTTCGCAGTCTTGGGATTAGTCGTATGGATACTATTGTTTCTGTGGAGGATTAATATCAAGACGGTAGCGATGCCCGTGAAAGGAGAGGAATCTCCGCCTGGCTGTGGTCCGCTTGCAGCAGAGGAGGATAAGCCTGCTCCACAATCCCCTCATTCGGGAGAACATGCCCTTTCAACAGTTcctacagcagcaacacaaaatGGGGATAGCAGTCCTCAGGCAGACAGTAGCAGTGGCTCTTCAGGTCTTGAAGTTGAAACAGTGACAGCTCAGCAGGCGTCCTCTGAGGATAATTCAGAAAAGCCATCATTGCGACCGAACACCCGGAAACCTTTCAAACCCAAAGTGCCAATGGTCAGCTCTGAGCCCGAGGTGAGGGAACGCCTCAAGTTCATCCTCGGAGCGTCGGAGGATAACTCTTCAGACGAGGAACCTATTGTCTCCAAACCTCCCAGCGGTGCAGCTCAGCCCCAGCCCCCCGCCCCAAAACCCTTTCCTGTGGTGGTGTCCTCTGCAGCGCCTCTGCCCAACTCCTCAGGCATGAA GCCTAGCATGTCTGGTCTTCACTTGGTGAAAAAAGGACGTAACTACAGAAAGATGGATCTTCAGAGGGACTTCACCGTGGCCTCTCCTGCTGAGTTTGTCACCCGATTTGGTGGCAACCGTGTCATTGAAAAA GTGCTGATTGCTAACAACGGTATAGCTGCAGTCAAATGCATGCGCTCTATCCGCCGCTGGTCCTATGAAATGTTTCGCAATGAGAGGACCATTCGTTTTGTTGTCATGGTCACCCCTGAAGACTTGAAAGCTAATGCAG aaTATATCAAAATGGCAGACCATTATGTGCCTGTACCTGGTGGACCCAACAATAACAACTACGCCAATGTAGAGCTGATAGTGGACATTGCCAAAAGAATCCCAGTGCAG GCTGTGTGGGCTGGCTGGGGTCATGCGTCAGAAAATCCCAAACTGCCTGAGCTGTTGGACAAAGCAGGGATATCCTTTTTAG GGCCATCCAGTAAGGCCATGTGGGCCCTCGGGGATAAAGTGGCTTCTTCCATCGTGGCTCAGAGTGCTGGCATTCCCACACTACCGTGGAGCGGATCAG GTCTGAAAGTGGACTGGGAAGAGGAAGACAATTTTCTGGGAAATGTTATCAGCGTTCCTCCGGATATCTACTCAAAGGGCTGTGTTCTTGATGTAGACGATGGGATGAAG GGGGCGGAGAGAATTGGTTATCCGATTGTTATCAAGGCCTCTGAGGGTGGAGGTGGAAAAGGTATCCGGAAAGTAGAAAATTCTGAGGATTTTCCGAGTCTCTTTAGACAG GTTCAGACAGAGGTACCCGGCTCGCCCATCTTCGTCATGCAGCTGGCTCAGCACGCCAGACACCTCGAGGTTCAGATACTGGCGGACGAGTATGGAAATGCCATCTCTCTGTTTGGACGAGACTGCTCCATCCAGAGAAGGCACCAGAAGATCATAGAGGAGGCTCCTGCTACTATAGCCTCTCACTCAACATTTGAGCAAATGGAACGG TATGCTGTGTGTCTGGCCAAGATGGTGGGATATGTGAGTGCAGGCACTGTGGAATATCTTTTCTCTGAAGACGGGAGTTTCCATTTCCTGGAGCTGAATCCTCGTCTGCAGGTGGAACATCCCTGCACGGAGATGATTGGAGATGTTAACCTGCCGGCTGCCCAGCTTCAG ATAGCGATGGGCATCCCCATCCATAGAATCAAGGACATCCGCTTGCTTTATGGAGAAAGTCCCTGGGCCGACACCATCATTAACCTTGAGAATCCAGAGTGCATGCCAAGTCCAAGAGGTCACGTCATAGCTGCACGCATCACTAGTGAGAACCCTGATGAG GGGTTCAAGCCCAGCTCTGGCACTGTGCAGGAGCTGAACTTCCGCAGCAGTAAAAATGTCTGGGGATATTTCAGCGTGGGGGCGACTGGAGGCCTGCATGAATTTGCAGACTCCCAGTTTGGACACTGTTTCTCCTGGGGCGAGAACCGCGAAGAAGCCATTTC GAACATGGTGGTGGCTATGAAGGAGCTGTCCATCCGAGGTGACTTCAGGACCACTGTTGAATACCTCATTAAGTTACTGGAGACAGAAAGCTTCAGAAACAATGACATTGACACCGGCTGGCTGGATCACCTAATTGCAGAGAAAGTGCAG GCGGAGAGACCAGATACCATGCTGGGTATTGTTTGTGGGGGACTACATGTTGCTGACACTAGCTTCAGAAAGAGCATGTCTGACTACCTGCATTCCCTGGAAAG AGGGCAAGTACTTCCTGCAGCCAGTCTCCTCAACTCTGTCAATGTGGACTTAATATATGAAGGAGTCAAGTTCTGCCTCAAG GTTTCTCGCCAATCCCCAACTACGTATGTCATCATGATGAACTGCTCCAACATAGAGATTGATGTCCACAGGCTTAATGATGGCGGCCTCCTGCTGTGCTACGACGGCAGCAGCCACATCACCTACATGAAGGAGGAAGTAGACAG CTACCGCATCACTGTTGGCAACAAGACTTGTGTGTTTGAGAAGGAGAAGGATCCCACGGTGCTGAGGGCGCCCTCTGCTGGGAAACTGCTGCAGTACATGGTCGATGACGGCGGTCACGTTTGTGCTGGACAGATCTATGCAGAGATTGAG GTGATGAAGATGGTCATGACGTTGACCGTGCATCAGTCTGGTGGTGTCAACTTTGTAAAGAGACCTGGAGCGGTTCTCCAGCAGGGCTGCGTCGTGGCACGTTTAGACCTTGATGACCCCAGCAGTATACACCGG GTGGAGCTCAACACAGCCATACTGCCACCCCAGCAACCACTGCCCATTGTTGGGGAAAAGCTTCACCAGgtgtttcactgtgtgctcgAAAACTTGATTAAAGTCATGGACGGCTACTGCCTGGAAGAGCCGTTCTTCAGCTCAAAG CTGAAACTGTGGGTGGCTTCTCTGATGAAGACTTTAAGGGACCCCTCGCTGCCGCTGCTCGAGCTGCAGGAGATCATGACCAGCTTGGCGAGCCGGATTCCCGCCAGCGTGGAGAAAGATATCCGTAAAGTCATGGCCCAGTACGCCAGCAACATCACCTCTGTCCTCTGCCAGTTCCCTAGCCAACGA ATTGCGAATATTCTAGACAGCCATGCAGCAACGCTACAGAGGAAGGCCGACAGAGAAGTGTTCTTCATGAACACTCAGAGTATTGTTCAGTTGGTTCAGAG GTATCGCAGTGGGATTCGTGGTTACATGAAGTCTGTGGTTCTCGACCTGCTGAAGCGATACCTGCAAGTAGAGATGCAGTTTCAGCAAG CTCACTATGACAAGTGTGTTATCAACCTGAGGGAGCAGCACAAACCTGACATGAGTCCTGTGCTGGAGTACATCTTCTCTCATGCCCAGGTCTTCAAGAAGAACCTCCTGGTCACAATGCTCATT GACCAGCTGTGTGGACGGGATCCCATGCTAGCTGACGAGCTGATGGCCATTCTGAACGAGCTAACGCAGCTTAGCAAGATGGAGAACTCAAAGGTGGCTTTGAGAGCAAGACAG GTCTTGATTGCCTCCCATTTACCATCATACGAACTGAGACACAACCAGGTGGAGTCAATCTTCCTGTCAGCCATTGATATGTACGGCCACCAGTTTTGTCCAGAGAACTTGAAG AAACTCATTCTCTCCGAAACCTCCATTTTCGATGTGCTGCCCAATTTCTTCTATCACTCCAATCAAGTTGTCTGCATGGCTGCCTTGGAG GTGTATGTGCGCAGAGCTTACATCGCCTATGAGCTGAACAGCATCCAGCATCACCAGCTGCAGGATGGTACATGTGCTGTAGACTTCCAGTTTATGCTGCCGTCATCACATCCCAACAG AGGGAGCAGCCCTACTCTGAACAG GATTCCCGTGCCAGTGAGTGGATCAAGCATCTTTAAAATGAGGCGGCAGAGCAGTGAACTTTTCCTGGAGGGAGCCTTGTCTCCACCCTGCCAGCGCATGGGAGCCATGGTGGCTTTCCAGTGTTTTGAGGAATTTAAAAG gaACTTTGATGAAGTTCTCTCCAGCTTTGCAGAGCCAATCTCAGAGAGTGCCCCATTCACAGAGTCCTGCTCCAGCCTCTTTGAGGAGATGAACTCCGGG AACACGAGGGAAAACCCAATCCACATCATTAATGTGTCCATAAAAAATGCAGACACTGAAGATGACGATGCCTTGGTTACAACCTTCACTGCCTTTGCCCATTCAAAG agATCTGTCCTCTTTGAATATGGAATCAGGAGAATCACATTTTTGATCGCACAGAAG aGAGAATTTCCCAAGTTCTTCACTTTCAGAGCTCGAGACGGG TTCCTGGAGGATCGTATTTACCGTAACCTGGAGCCGGCTTTAGCCTTTCAGCTGGAGCTCAACCGCATGAGGAACTTCTACCTGAAGGCCGTTCCCTGTGCCAACCACAAGATGCAGCTGTACCTCGGCGCTGCTCGTGTTCAGGAGGGGGCTGAAGTCACGGACCACCGCTACTTCATACGAGCCATTATCCGCCACTCAGATCTCATCACAAAG GAAGCCTCCTTTGAATACCTTCAAAATGAGGGTGAACGTCTTCTGTTGGAGGCCATGGATGAGTTGGAGGTGGCCTTCAGTAACACCAGCATCCGCACAGACTGCAACCACATCTTCCTCAACTTCGTCCCTACTGTCATTATGGACCCCTCCAAA ATAGAGGAGTCTGTGCGTTCCATGGTGATGCGCTATGGCAGCCGTCTCTGGAAGCTGCGAGTCCTGCAGGCCGAGCTGAAGATCAACATCCGTTTGACTACAACCGGGGACGCCATTCCCGTCCGCCTGTTTCTTACCAATGAGTCTGGCTATTACTTGGACATCAGCCTGTACAATGAGGTCACCAACCCCAGTTCTGGACAG ATCATGTTCCAGTCCTATGGAGATAAACAGGGTCCCCTGCATGGCATGCTGATCAACACTCCCTATGTGACCAAAGACCTGCTGCAGGCCAAGCGCTTCCAGGCTCAAACTCTGGGGACAACATACGTCTATGACTTCCCTGAGATGTTCCGACAG GCATTATTCAAGCTGTGGGGCCCGGGGGGAAAATGCCCTAAAGACGTGCTGATGTGCACCGAGCTGGTTCTGGACCCTCAAGGCCAACTTGGGCAGATGAATCGCCTGCCTGGAGACAATGAT GTGGGAATGGTTGCCTTCAGGATGAATATGAAGACTCCGGAGTACCCACAGGGCAGAGTTATCATCGTCATCTGCAACGACATCACTCACATGATCGGCTCATTTGGTCCTCAAGAAGACCAGCTGTTCCTCAAGGCGTCTGAGCTGGCTCGGGCCGAGGGCATCCCCCGCATTTACATCGCAGCCAACAGTGGAGCACGCATCGGCCTCGCTGACGAGATCAAACACATGTTCCAGGTGGCCTGGGTTGACCCCTCTGACCCCTACAAG GGTTTCAAGTACCTTTACCTGACACCACAGGACTACACACGCATCAGCTCCACCAACGCTGTCCACTGCCACCATGTAGAGGAAGGTGGAGAGTCCAG GTACATCATCACAGACGTCATCGGGAAGGACGACGGTCTCGGGGTGGAGAACCTGCGAGGTTCTGGCACCATTGCAGGAGAGTCCTCTCAGGCCTATGAGGAGATTATTACAATCAGCATG GTGACGTGTCGTGCTATTGGAATCGGAGCCTATCTGGTCCGTTTGGGACAGAGAGTGATTCAGGTGGAAAACTCTCACATTATCCTGACTGGAGCAAGTGCTCTTAACAAG GTTCTGGGCCGAGACGTTTATACCTCCAACAACCAGCTGGGAGGGATCCAGATCATGCACAATAATGGAGTGACGCACAACACCGTGCCGGATGACTTTGAGGGCGTCTTCACCATCCTCAAGTGGCTCTCCTATATGCCAAAG AACAAACACTCCCCTGTGCCCGTGATATCGACTACAGATTCAGTAGACCGAGAGATAGAATACACTCCGACCAAAGCACCGTACGACCCGCGCTGTATGCTGGCGGGGAGACCTCACCCAA CGGTGAGAGGGGCCTGGCAGAGTGGATTTTTCGACCATGGCTCTTTCATGGAGATCATGGAGTCTTGGGCTCAGACGGTGGTAGTGGGCAGAGCGAG GTTAGGAGGAATCCACTTGGTGTCATCGCTGTTGAAACTCGCACCGTTGAGTTCACCGTCCCAGCAGATCCAGCCAACCTGGATTCAGAATCTAAA GTTCTGCAGCAGGCCGGCCAGGTGTGGTTTCCAGATTCAGCTTTTAAAACGGCTCAAGCTATTTGTGACTTCAACCGTGAGGGTCTGCCTCTCATGGTGTTCGCCAACTGGAGGGGCTTCTCTGGTGGAATGA